The sequence CGCATTCTTGAGATCGTTATTCTTTTCCAGATCCAAAGGAACCCATATACATTTCTCAAAATTCCCCACATACAGAGTTCCCTTGTCTAAGAGTTCCGAATTGGCCTTTCCTTTTTTTGGATCGTACTTCTCGGCTGATACGAATTTATAAACACATTGGTCCTTGCTATCGTCTCCCATGTACACCACGAGTTTGCCCGACGGTGAGATCGCAAGAGCAGCGTTCTCATGCGCAAATCTTCCGAGAGCGGTATGTTTGATCGGAGTGGAATTCGGATCGAAAGGATCTATCTCTATGATCCACCCGTATTCTCGGATATCTTCCAGTTTGCAATCGCTTACGACCATATCGAAATTCTCTTCGCAAGAAAGAGCGGTACTCCAAAGAGTCCCTCCTCCGGAGCAATTGGCAAAGGTACCGTAAGCCCTGGTCTTCCCTCCCATCGCTTCGGAACCGGCTGCAGGACCTTTCAATTGGAATCCTGTCCGACCTGTGATCCTACGTCCGTATTTGGAATCTGGGTCCAAGACCCAGGTCCCTTTCGACTTACGTAGCTCGATAATAGAACCACCTAGAGCATATAAATACTTTTCTATCTGTTCAGGAGTTCGATTGTTCGGCGACTTGACCTGATAGTCGTAACCGTTTACGTAATATTCTAATTCGTTTAGGTATTCATGATTGGTCCAAAGCAAGGCCGAGTTCGGATCTTTCGGAAAGGGGAAGAAGCAATTGAAATCGGCAGCGAATCCGAATGTATCTCCCTTTGTATTGATCCGATCTCCGTACGCCGCGATCAGATCGTAGCGGAATCCTTGGGGAAGGATCAGATCGTCTTCCGTACTGGGACTCACCGGTTTAAAGCTCGCGCCCGGGATCTTTCTGGAATGCTCGGAAGAAGTAGGAGATAATAATTGTCTTTTATGAGAACGACTCGATTTCGTTTCGGAAAGAAGATCTATGCTGCGAACTGCGGTTAGAGCGAGCATTCCCTTCCCTATATACTTTAAAAAATCCGATCGAGATACCTTCATATCCTCATTCTCCTCTCCCCGATCCTTTACACCATTCGTTTTTTCTTCCCATTGAAAAAGGAAACTTGGTTGTAATATTAGAGGATGAAAAAGAGCATTAGAACTGCTTCGAATGAAACCGAACTCTACCCCGTTCTATAAGATCCTCTTCGTCATGGGCTGGGTTTCTTTTGCTTTCTTTCTCCCCTTATTCGGTTTGGTGTACTGGGAAAACCGCAGTTTAGAATCGATCTACCAAGAACTTTCTCTTCCTGGAGACAAGGAGTTCGGAGTCTTGGTCGAAGATACAAAGCTGAACAAGTTAGGTAGGATCGTTCACGTATACACATATCTGGTCCCGGACGAGCACGGCAAGAAGCATGAGGTCACAGAAGAAGTGGATCAACTCACCAACAGAAGAATGAGAGTGGGAGACACCGTCCAAGTCCGCACTCGCACCTGGAAAAAGCTAGGCAAACCGATGATCTTAGGAAGGATTGTGGGCAACACCGCACCCTCGCCTAACTTCAGCTTCATGGAAGAACTGTTTTTGTTCGGGATCGCTTTCTCATTGGGAACGATCGCCTTGAGTTTTTATTTCAGCACATTCAAGGCTGAGGTAGAGTAGAAGTAAATGGGTTTTCTTTTTTGAAGATAAGCTGTACTTGATACGGCTCTTGGATATATCTTGCAGGATTCATTTCATAGGAAATAAAGCAGTAATACTTATCATAAACGATTACAAACATGTAATCCTTGAATTTCAGATGACCTAGCTGCTTTCGGATCCCTCGCATCCAGATCGAATCTTCGAAAACTCTTTCGTAACGAACAGAGCTGGCATTCACCTTCTTCAATTCTTCCGGATTCATTTTCTCTGCGTCTCTTTTTCTTAATTCCAGTTTCAGAGAACGGATCAGATTGTATTCCAGCTTCTCCTTCTCCAATGTATCCGTATTGGGAAGTGTCTTGAAATAGTACTCGTAGTATTCCTTATCCAGGGATTGGCCATCTTTATGGACCTCTCCCCCGTCATCCGGCAATGGTTTGCCTTTTTGGACGTCTTGCGCCCAGGCTGCCGGAGACAGAAACATAAGCGTGGATATAAGGGTCAGGAAAATCGGTGTCCGCATACCGGTACCAATAAAGATATCGGTACGATCCCCGATTTCCCTCCCTTTTTTTCGGGTCAATCCGAAGAAAGCTGCTCTAACAGATCCCTCTGTCTACGAACCATATCGCTGAGTTCCTCTTCGCTTAGAAGCTTGGCTCCTAACAAGGCTAAGTCGTATACCGACCTCGCCAATTTTTCGGCCTTCTCAGGATGCAAACCCTTGGATAGGGAAAGTATGTTCTTTACCAATTTGGATTTGCGATTGATCAGAAGAGTATGGCTCTTCAGGATTTCGGAAGATTTCTGACCGTAAAACTGACCCATCTCTGCGATCCTTCTTAAATGTTCCGGAAGAAGGATCACGGAAGGAATATCTTCCGCCTTCAAGGCTTCGGTCTTGATCTCGACCCCTTCCCTTCCTACTGCCTTGGAGAAGATCTCTTTTAGACGATCCTCGGCCGTCTTGTTCTCAGTATCGGCAAGATCAGGAGAAGCATCCTTATCGAGTACCTGGTCCGCAAGCTCGGAGTCCACTCTTTGGAACTTCCAGTCGGGATTCTTTCCCTCTAGGAACTGCAAGAAGTGGCTGTCTATCCTAGAATCCACAAGAACTGCCTCCAGTCCTTGGGATTTCAAAAGATCCATATATACCGAAGAAAGCTCCGCTTCTCCCGCATAATAGATCTTGCCGGAGTTCCTTTCCTTATTCCTCTCTACATAATCCTCTAACTTCGTTAGATCTCCGTTAGACGATCTGAAAAAAATGAGATCTTTTGCGGATTCGTAGAACTTCTCGTCCGTCATGAGCCCGTATTTCACAAATAGAGCGATCTCATCCCAATTCTTTCGGAACTCGTCCGGATCTCTTTTGAACTCTTCCTGCAATTTGTCGGAGACTTTCTTAACAATATGAGAAGAGATCTTCTTTACCAAGGGATCGTTCTGCAAATAAGAACGGGATACGTTCAATGGGAGATCCGGGATATCCAAGGTCCCTTGCAATACTGTCAGAAATTGAGGAACCAACTCCTTTGCCTCGTCGGAAACGAATACATGATTGCAATAGAGTTTGATCCCCATCCGATTCGCATCTAACTCATGCTTTAATTTAGGAAAATATAATATCCCCTGGAGCTTAAAAGGATAGTCCACATTTAAATGAACATGAAAGAGAGGATCTTCTGCAAACGGGAATAGATACTTATAAAACTCGCCGTACTGTTCTTTTTTAACGGCAGAAGGTTGCTCGCTCCAAAGAGGAGTCTGCTTATTCGCCTTTTCCTCTTTCACATAGATCGGGACAGGAAGGAAATCGCAATACTTACGGACTAACTCTTTTAGTTTCCATGCATCCAGGAATTCTCCCGAATCTCCGTCTAGGAATAGAGTGATCTTAGTCCCTCTTTCCGTCTTAGTTCCGGGTTTAAGAGTAAATTCCGTACCAGACTCGCTTTCCCAAATCACTGCTTGGCTGCCCTTTCTATACGACTTGGTCTCTATTTGCACTTTAGAAGAAACCATGAAGCAAGAATAGAACCCTAAACCGAAATGACCTATGATCTCCGGTTTGTCCCCTTCTCCCTGGTAATTCTTAACGAACTCTTCCGCACCGGAGAAAGCGATCTGATTGATGTATCTATTCACTTCCTCCTCGTTCATACCTATCCCGTTGTCCTGGATGGTGAGAGTCCTCTCGTTTTGATCGAAATCCAGATCTATCCTGTAGTCCGTTCCTCCCTCGAATTCCTCGCTGAGGGAGATCTTCTTAAGTTTCGCAATCGCGTCGCAAGCGTTCGACACCAATTCCCTTAAGAATATATCTTTTTCAGAATATAACCATTTTTTAATAATTGGGAAAATATTCTCCGTCTCTACGGAGATCCTTCCTTTTACTTCTTCGCTCATACGGATTCTTCTTCCTTTATATTCACCAATAATTTGTGTGCGATCCCGAGAAGAGAGGCACGAGAGTCCGGATCCATACTTCGGTACGTTTCGTCCAAAGGAACTGACTCGGATTTGCAGGAAGCTAGTACGATCCCCTCTTCTTCAGAGAGGCCTTTGCTCATCGCTGCATGTTTCAAAACAAAACCTCTTTTGGAACCGATCCAGAGGTCAAGCCGTTTCAGGCTTCGAGTGATCTCATATCTTCTTCTGAATACTAACGCTATATATAAGGTCCCAGCCAAACCCGAAATTCCTAAGAGAGAAATCCCCCAAAAGGAGATCCCATATCCTCTTTCTACTCCTCCTTCCGAAGTTTTGATCTTAGGGCGAGGAGGTCCTACCGTTAAGCTTGGAAAGCTGATCGTCACCTCCGAGTATCTACGTAAGTTCGGATTGAAATACGAAAATTGGAGATCCTTCGGTTTCCAGGTTCCTTCCTTCTTAGGAAGAACGGAATAGGAATACGAATGATTCAGATAAAAGCCGTATTCTCCCGGCCCCAATTCCTTGAACTCTCTCTGGGGACGGAGCTGAAGAAAAGTGATCTCCGGATAGCAATCGGGAGAAGGGCAAGAGGAGCGCAACGGATCCTTGACAGAAGAAAGATTTCCCTTCCCTTTCAGCACCACCTTGAATTGGAACGGTTCATCCGTATGGATATTCTTCGGAAATCCTTCTAAAGAAATCTCGAAATCCCCGACGGCTCCCGCAAACGTCTTAGGAGAAGGCTGAGGAAGATCCTGCACGGTTATCTTGCTCCCTATAGTCTTGGTGCTTCTCATGTGAAAATAAGACTGCAATTGTCCTTCTAGATGAAAGGAAGTGGAGCCCAGGGAATATTCCCCCTTCTTTAAAGGAGTGAGTATAAAGATCTCCTTATTGTACGGAGAAGTCTCATATTCTATCCCCTCGTATACAACGGTATTCGGAATAGTAAGACTGATCCCCGAAAGCACCTCGCTCCTAAAGTAAGGGAACTCAATAGAACTAGAAGGATCCCTATCGAAATAGGGACGTATTGCATTTCTATAATATAGCGCAAAGAAGCCCAGAATAGGTTGTCCTACCCAAACCTCTTTCTTATCCAACTGAAAGACAACTTTTAGATCTCCATCCGCAGGTCCTGCGTTATCTTCCGTCGTGAAGAACCGATTCCAGAAGGATCCGGGATTTCGAGCCGCTGCACTTCTCGCACCGAATTCTACAGTCAGAGAAGAGGTTTCGAATTTCTTCCCGTCTATCTCTATGGTGATCTCGGGCACTGTATATTTTCCGGGAGCGGATGCGATCAATCTGTACTTTAAGAGTTTCTTGCGAAAGGTCTTGAAGTTCACGATCGTAGTACTGTCTTCCATTCCCCAATAGACTGCCTTGATCCCCTTTGCCTGGAATTCCTTATCTATGACCCGAATCTGCGCGGCACCTTCCGTTTCTATGATCGCAAATACAGGATCTCCTAACTCGGCCCTGGATTGGCTCAAATAAAACTTCGGATCCACCGCATAAACGGAGCTAACACTTGCGAATCCGAATATGAAAAGAAGAAGAAACCGTTTCACCAGAAAACCTCTCGATTGCGAGAGCCTGGACTTCTTCTCTTTACGTTATCCAAGTCCATGGATTCCATGATCCGATCCAACTCTTGCTCCGCCTTGGATTTGTTCTTATTCTTAGGATCTTTTCCGGCTTCTGCCTTGGACTTTGATCTTTGCTTAGATCCTTCTTCGTTCTCCCCTGCTCCACCTGTTCCAGGCTGAATAGGATCGTCCATGCCCTGGGATTGGTCTTTGGTTTCGGAACCTTCTCCTCCGTTAGGCGGAAGCTTACGCAACCATTCTAGATTTTTCTTTGCAGGCTCCATACCGGGATATTCCTTTAAGGAACGAAGATAATGTTCAGCAGCCTTTTTCCGATCGCCTAACTTCATATAGGCGTTCCCTAGATTATAATGGGACATGGAACGAACTTTAAAGTCCTTGGATTCCGCTCCCTTCTCGAAATGACGAATTGCTCTGTCCAAATTCCCGGACTTGTATTCCGAATCCCCTCGATTGAAATCCAATCTTGGATCCTCAGGAAAGTATTGCTCCGCTTCTTTGTATTTTTCCAGGGATCCCTTGAAGTCTCCCCCATCGTAGGAGTTCCTTCCTTCCTTGATCCGATTCCCTCCGGGATCCAATTCCACCGCGGACAACCCGGAAGAAGAAAGGACAAGAACGAATAATAATGCAGTCATAAGCTTTGTACGAGACTTACCGAAATATTTCCCAAGAAACTCCAGCACAAAGAAATCGAAGAGCAAAAGCAATACCACAGGCAAAAGGAATTTTTGGACCCCTTCTGCCCTTCTTAGATTATGGATCCTTTGGTTCGTATTCTTCTCCATGGAGCCCACCCATGATTGGACTTCTTTTAGATTAGGACTTTCTGAATCTAAATCCAGAAATTTACCGTCGTTGGTACTAGCCAGGCTTCTTAAAAAGGAAGGATTTGCCTGAGAGATCACGACTCCGGGCGAATTCTCATACGGGGCCAGGGAACCTTCTCGAGTCAGATAGCCGGAAACCCGGGAACCGTCGTCCGTATACGCAATCGCTCCTCCTGTAGGAGTTCCTACAGACCAGACCCATACATCCGCGGGAAAACGGAATAGAGAGGGAGAATCCATATCTTCTCCGTCAGTGGCGAGAACCAGGATCCGATTTCGAAGCACTTGGTTGGAACTTAAGACCTCTTCCGCCTTTTTGAATGCTGCGTTCAGATCCGTACCTCTATCTCCCACGATATCCGCGTCCAGCCCTCTTACATATTCCGCAAAGGCCCGGGCATCCGATGTCATGGGACAATACACGAAAGGAGAAGCGGCAAACACGATCATGCCGAATCGATTTCCAGGAAGCTCAGGTAGCATTCTTAAAATGGCTTCTTTAACACGGGCCAAGCGAGAAGGATTCGTGTCCACTGCTTGCATAGAAAGACTCACATCCACCAAGAAAAGAAGATCTACTCCTTTCAATGTCTCTTCTTCCTTGGACTTGCTTCCTTCCGTTTGCCTGAATCCAGCATAAGAAAGATAGAATACAGTTCCTAAGATCAACACCCTTGTTATAACGAGCCAAAAGGAAGGTACTTGCGCCTCCCTAGGCAAGCCAGGGAACTTTTTCTTCCAGCGATCCCAGAAGAAATAGAATGCCAATTTAAAGAAGGCGTAACATACAAAGATGAGTACCAGAACGGCCCAAAAGGATTCTAAAAACTTTTCGCTCATACATAGTACCTAAAAAGCCAGGTCCGAAAGAACAGATCCAGGCCCAGCAAGGCCAAAGCGTATGCCAAAATGATAAGTGCCTGCGTCTCTCTTACTTCTTCGGGAGGAAGCGCCAATAGATCTTTCTCTAAGGAATCGATTGCGGAAAGCACTTCTCTTAACTGACTTACATCTTCCGCTCTATAAAAGACTCCGCCCGTCTTCTTGGAAAGTTCGTCCAAAATATCGAAGTTCACTTCATAGGATTGGTCTTCCTTTCCGATCCCGATGGAATAGATCTTGATCCCCACTCCTTTAGCGATCTCCGTCGCAGTCACAGGATCGATCCTTCCTGTATTCGAGACTCCGTCCGTGATCAGTACGATCACCTTGGATCTTGCAGGCGATCTTCTTAAGCGATACGAAGAAAGAATGACCGCGTCCCCGATAGCCGTTCCCTGCTCCGGTACTGTTTCTTCTTCTGCCATTCCTAAGATCTCTTCTAGAGTCGCCCTGTCGCTTGTCAAAGGAGATTGCAAGTACGCTCCTCCAGCAAACACTACCAAGCCGATGCGATCGGTTTCTCTTTTTCTAATAAACTCTTTCAGTAATTTCTTGGAGATGCCTAGTCTCGTTTCCGGCAAGAAGTCGCGGCTCTTGGACATGGAGCCGGACACATCCAGGGCCAACATGATATCCACACCCTGGGTTTCGTCCGGCAGGAATCTGTATTTCTTTCCGGGTCCAGCGAGTGCGATCACAAATAAACTCAATACGATAGGTCGTAGCAAAGGGAAATAACGCGAACACCATTCTAAAATGTTTGTTTGTCCGGATGATTTTGCTCCAGGAAGCCGGAGCTTCATGCTAAGTGCAGGATCCTTCTTCCAATAGGAATACAAGGTCAAAACCCAGATCGGGACCAGGAAAAGAAGATAGAACGGAGCTTCCCATTCGTTCATTCTGCAAGAACCTCCTTCCAATAATCCCAGGCCTGCACCGCATCCTCTCTCGAGATACTTGCGTTCTCTCCGGAGTATTGCGACTTACGCAATAGATTCTCCCAAGAACGAGCCTCTTCTCCTTCGATCGGGAAAGAATCGTAGATCTTAGAGAATAACTCTTCTTCGGTGAGATGAGCGAAAGAAGTGTTTAACCTCCTTGCCATATTCTCCCGAATGTATCCGGACAAGGCTCTATAGAATTCCCTGGCATGAATGGGAGAAGAATTAATGAGCTCGTCCAATCCATTTTCATAAATTAGAATTCTATGAAGCCAAGGATCCGTCTGTATGACCGCATCCATAGGACGATGAACCCTTGTTTGATGCAGATACCAGGCATAAAAGATCCCAAGAAGGATCGCAGTCATTCCTGCAAACAAGGCTGCCAATTTCCAACCATACGGCCCTGAGAACTCCAAAGGTGGAAGTATATCCTCCGGCGCCTTGTCCTTTTCACTTAAGGAAGAAAGAACGGTAAGCTCCGCTTCGGAACGATACTCCTTGGAACTCTTATCTTTCCAAACAACGGGAAGAGTGAATTTTCCGGTCGCATAATAGACCACAATAAGCTTGATGCGATCCTTTTCGACATCCACCGAAAGAACTTCCAAAAGAGGAAGGTCCGAAGAATCAGGATCCGCATGGACTCCTTTCAAAGGGAAATCAGGAGATACGATCTCTCCTTCTCGAAACTCTAATACATATTCCGATCTCTGCCCTATACTGACTTGGTTCGGATTCCATGTTTCCTTCCATGCAAACAAAGGTGAAGAAGCGGAGAATAATAATACTATAACAAAGATCTTATAGAAGCTAAGATCCTTAAGGGCATGTACAAACTCAATGACAGATGCGGCTCGCATTCTTCTTGAAATACGAGTTTGCATAGATGAATTGCATGTAGGAGCTCCTACTTTCATCCCAAAGTTCTCCAGTAGTTCAAAAGCTTTGTAGGATCCGTATCCGTTCCTTCCAATTCCAAGTATCTGGATTTAAATAATACCTCTAGGTTCTTTTTGATATCTGTTTGGTTTCCCCTCGAGAAGGCGCCGGTTTCCGGATCCTTCCCCAAAAAATAAGCCAGCATATTTCTTTGCGGGGAATTTTCCAATGCGTCCACGAATCGGATCGCATGCAATGTATGAAATTTTCGTAACCCAGTCAGCTTACGCAAAGAAGTCGAGCCGTGAAAATCGGAGAGTATATAGGAATCCGTATATCTTCGGATCCGGTTCTTTAAGAGCGTGAATGGAAGCTCAGGTGCGGTCTTTCTTTTTTGGTGAGAATACAATCTCACTTTTTCCAAGCAGGGAAGAGCTTCTTCTACCGTTCGCAAGTATCCTGTCTCCCATTCCAATCGATCCGAATAGAGAAGTATCTTTGCGAGATTTCCCTTTCTTACATAGAGAAGAGTGAGTAACGCTAGCACTTGAAATGCGTTCTCTGCCTTGGTCCACTCGGAGCTACTCCAATCCATTGACTCGGAAACATCCAAGAAGAATACTCCTAGCCTCTCCTTGTCTTCGTTGAATTCCCTCACATGCAATTCTCCGAAGCGGGAAGTAACGTTCCAATCGATCAAACGAGTATCGTCCCCGACTGCGTACGGACGCACGTCCTTAAAGTCCACTCCCCTTCCCTTTCTGGAACTGGCAGCGGTCCCTTGTCGATTTCGCAGAGAGAAACCTCTCTCCTTGAAGTCCAAGAGTTGGATCAGATTTTGGTATTCTTTACGAAGCATGAGTCGCTTCCTGAATCTTAAAGCACCTGGGTCGCGTCGGAAACGATCCGGATCACGGATTCTATTCCCACGTCCTCCGAGATTGCTTCAAATGTAAGAAGGATCCTATGTCTTAGGATTTCCGGTAAAACCGCTTTCACATCTTCCGGAGCGACGTAGTCCCTTCCCTCCCAGAGCGCTTTTGCCTTGGATGCCTTAAGCAAACTCAAGCTCGCACGAGGAGAAGCTCCATGTCTCACATAAGGAAGAAGTTCAGGCACGGTCTTTTCTTCAGGGCGAGTATTACGAACCAGCCGTACGATATAGCTTTTTAGTTTAGGCTCCACATGCACACGATCCACCAAACTGGAGATCTTCAGAATATCCTGAGCACTTGCAGTTTTTTGAATGCGTTTTGGAGATGAAGCGAGCTTACCGTGCTGCTCCAAGATGGCGAGCTCTTCGCTCATGTCGGGATATTCTACCAATACCTTCATGAAGAAACGGTCCATCTGAGCCTCTGGTAGAGGATACGTTCCATCCTGATCGATGGGGTTCTCCGTGGCTAAGACCAAGAAAGGCCTCTCCAAAGGAAATGTATGATCCCCAATAGTCACGGTCTTTTCTTCCATGCATTCCAATAAGGCGGACTGCACCTTCGCAGGAGCACGGTTGATCTCGTCCGCGAGAAGAACTCCCGTAAAGATTGGTCCCTTGCGAGTATTGAACTCCCCATTCTTAGGATTGAATACGACCGTCCCGATCAGGTCCGCAGGAAGAAGGTCCGGAGTAAATTGGACTCTCTTGAAATCCAAGGCCAAGGCAGAAGACAAGGATTTTGCAAGAAGCGTCTTTGCAAGACCAGGCATTCCCTCCAAAAGCACATGACCTTGGCAGGCAAGGGAAATAAGCAGGTTCTTGACCACTGTCTCCTGACCGGTGATCTCTCCGGTAAGTTCCTGGCGGATCCGATCCAGAGTGTCTTTCGCAAATTGAATATCAGATTCTGCTAATGGAAGAATCCCCTGCTTGCTCGTAGCCGATTCCATAAAATTCCTTGGTATATATTAACGTTCTGCGATCCAGCGTCCCGAACTATTGCTTCCCTGGTAGGCCCCTTGGATCTTCTTTCCGTCCAGATCTCCCGTGTACGTCTGAGTAAAAGGAGTGCTGCTTCCTATTTCCGAACATTTTGCACCGCTGCAAGAGCGAACGAATCGAATGCTCTTGCCAGTAACCTTGATGCCGGTCAAATACTCATTCGTTCCCTTTCCCCAATTCGTGAAACGAAGGCTCGCGCCAATTCCTCCCGTCTTTCTAGGAAAGATACTGAGCACTCCCTTATGTATGCCTACCTGCAATTTATAAGTTCCCACAAAGGATTTTTCCTGATCGGATAAGGAGACTTGGTTAGAGTTTAGACTCTGCGCATCCTCCAAAAATTCGATCTTCTCCACAGTTTCCAAAGGAATGGAAAAATCAGGATCCCTTAATATTACGTTTTTAGAATCTAACGAGACCAGGGTTCCTTCCGTAAAAGAACCGCTATAGGTTACCTTTGCCTGTCTGTCCACAGAGCCGCATCCCCGCATAAAATATCCCAGGAGAAAGAACAACGGAGCGGCCACAAGGACCCCGAGACTGATTTTTTTAAGATCGTTATTCGTGATGATTTTTTGCAAAATTCGAGGCTTCCTTTAGATCGCTCTCCGAGCCGGCTAGCCCGAAGAGCGTTGATGCTGTTTTAAATTATTTGCAACCCTGCAACTCGCCCATCTTGGCGTTCTCTCTTCCGTTTACGTAGTACTTCTTGCCTTGGGAAGTGGTCCAACAATCGTTCTTAGCGTTAGTCCCAGGCATAACCGGCCCTTGTCCGATCTTCGCTCCGGAATCGTCGTATTCGATCGCAGTGGTCTCGCTCAAGATCTCGAAAGTTTTCTTTCCATTCTTATAATAAGTGAATGGAAGATCCGGCTTGAACTTCGCCTTCAATTCATCCGTCTTATCGTCCATCAAAAGAAGATCGAATAGCAACTTGCCCTTACCGATAAGCTGGCCGTCCTTATCGTACACTTCCGCAGAGCTCATCATCATTTCGTTCATCATGGCGCCTTTGTAAGCGGGATTCCCGTTACTCCAATAGAATTTCCAGTCGCCTTTACGAGTGTGATCTCTTTGGCCTTCTGCGAATACCTTTCCGTTTTTATAATATTCTTTCCAAGCACCGGAACGAAGCGATTTCTTATCGTCCCCGCTTCCCTTAGGAGTATAGCCACCTTCGGAAAGAACACCACCGTTATCATAATAATTCTTCCAGTATCCTACTTTCAGATCGTCCGAATAGGACCCTTCTGAGGAAAGAGTGTTCCCGTCCTTATAGTAATTGGATTCTTTTCCGTTCTTCTTTCCGTCCCTGTAATCCCCGACGGTTTTCTTAGCTCCGTCCTCGTTATAATATTCCTTCCAAGTTCCGGTCTTCTTGTCGTCGGTATAAGTCCCTTCTTCTGTAAGGATCCCCTTATCTGTCTTAGACCAGTATGGACCGTTTTTCTTATCGGCCTTGTACAGGGTGCTCTCCGTTTGGGTGCCATCCTTGGTGAGTTTCTTGTCCTCGCCTTCTTTCACTCCGGCAACATACGGAGTCTCTCTCAGAGTC is a genomic window of Leptospira langatensis containing:
- a CDS encoding PhoX family protein, with the translated sequence MKVSRSDFLKYIGKGMLALTAVRSIDLLSETKSSRSHKRQLLSPTSSEHSRKIPGASFKPVSPSTEDDLILPQGFRYDLIAAYGDRINTKGDTFGFAADFNCFFPFPKDPNSALLWTNHEYLNELEYYVNGYDYQVKSPNNRTPEQIEKYLYALGGSIIELRKSKGTWVLDPDSKYGRRITGRTGFQLKGPAAGSEAMGGKTRAYGTFANCSGGGTLWSTALSCEENFDMVVSDCKLEDIREYGWIIEIDPFDPNSTPIKHTALGRFAHENAALAISPSGKLVVYMGDDSKDQCVYKFVSAEKYDPKKGKANSELLDKGTLYVGNFEKCIWVPLDLEKNNDLKNAKDKEGKSLFSSQAEVLVRCREAAKVVGGTPMDRPEDLEVHPLDGSIFVSFTNNDSHGNFYGQIVRIFEEGSNPESERFDFEVFAAGGGKSGFSSPDNLAFDSAGGLWMVTDMTTKLLGKSIFKKFGNNGMFFLPTSGKEEGKVFQFASAPIGSELTGPWFTPDEEFLFLSVQHPGEDTKDYARPTSSWPSKKKGEIPRPGVVVIRRED
- the htpG gene encoding molecular chaperone HtpG; amino-acid sequence: MSEEVKGRISVETENIFPIIKKWLYSEKDIFLRELVSNACDAIAKLKKISLSEEFEGGTDYRIDLDFDQNERTLTIQDNGIGMNEEEVNRYINQIAFSGAEEFVKNYQGEGDKPEIIGHFGLGFYSCFMVSSKVQIETKSYRKGSQAVIWESESGTEFTLKPGTKTERGTKITLFLDGDSGEFLDAWKLKELVRKYCDFLPVPIYVKEEKANKQTPLWSEQPSAVKKEQYGEFYKYLFPFAEDPLFHVHLNVDYPFKLQGILYFPKLKHELDANRMGIKLYCNHVFVSDEAKELVPQFLTVLQGTLDIPDLPLNVSRSYLQNDPLVKKISSHIVKKVSDKLQEEFKRDPDEFRKNWDEIALFVKYGLMTDEKFYESAKDLIFFRSSNGDLTKLEDYVERNKERNSGKIYYAGEAELSSVYMDLLKSQGLEAVLVDSRIDSHFLQFLEGKNPDWKFQRVDSELADQVLDKDASPDLADTENKTAEDRLKEIFSKAVGREGVEIKTEALKAEDIPSVILLPEHLRRIAEMGQFYGQKSSEILKSHTLLINRKSKLVKNILSLSKGLHPEKAEKLARSVYDLALLGAKLLSEEELSDMVRRQRDLLEQLSSD
- a CDS encoding BatD family protein, whose amino-acid sequence is MKRFLLLFIFGFASVSSVYAVDPKFYLSQSRAELGDPVFAIIETEGAAQIRVIDKEFQAKGIKAVYWGMEDSTTIVNFKTFRKKLLKYRLIASAPGKYTVPEITIEIDGKKFETSSLTVEFGARSAAARNPGSFWNRFFTTEDNAGPADGDLKVVFQLDKKEVWVGQPILGFFALYYRNAIRPYFDRDPSSSIEFPYFRSEVLSGISLTIPNTVVYEGIEYETSPYNKEIFILTPLKKGEYSLGSTSFHLEGQLQSYFHMRSTKTIGSKITVQDLPQPSPKTFAGAVGDFEISLEGFPKNIHTDEPFQFKVVLKGKGNLSSVKDPLRSSCPSPDCYPEITFLQLRPQREFKELGPGEYGFYLNHSYSYSVLPKKEGTWKPKDLQFSYFNPNLRRYSEVTISFPSLTVGPPRPKIKTSEGGVERGYGISFWGISLLGISGLAGTLYIALVFRRRYEITRSLKRLDLWIGSKRGFVLKHAAMSKGLSEEEGIVLASCKSESVPLDETYRSMDPDSRASLLGIAHKLLVNIKEEESV
- the batB gene encoding VWA domain-containing protein BatB — protein: MSEKFLESFWAVLVLIFVCYAFFKLAFYFFWDRWKKKFPGLPREAQVPSFWLVITRVLILGTVFYLSYAGFRQTEGSKSKEEETLKGVDLLFLVDVSLSMQAVDTNPSRLARVKEAILRMLPELPGNRFGMIVFAASPFVYCPMTSDARAFAEYVRGLDADIVGDRGTDLNAAFKKAEEVLSSNQVLRNRILVLATDGEDMDSPSLFRFPADVWVWSVGTPTGGAIAYTDDGSRVSGYLTREGSLAPYENSPGVVISQANPSFLRSLASTNDGKFLDLDSESPNLKEVQSWVGSMEKNTNQRIHNLRRAEGVQKFLLPVVLLLLFDFFVLEFLGKYFGKSRTKLMTALLFVLVLSSSGLSAVELDPGGNRIKEGRNSYDGGDFKGSLEKYKEAEQYFPEDPRLDFNRGDSEYKSGNLDRAIRHFEKGAESKDFKVRSMSHYNLGNAYMKLGDRKKAAEHYLRSLKEYPGMEPAKKNLEWLRKLPPNGGEGSETKDQSQGMDDPIQPGTGGAGENEEGSKQRSKSKAEAGKDPKNKNKSKAEQELDRIMESMDLDNVKRRSPGSRNREVFW
- the batA gene encoding VWA domain-containing protein BatA yields the protein MNEWEAPFYLLFLVPIWVLTLYSYWKKDPALSMKLRLPGAKSSGQTNILEWCSRYFPLLRPIVLSLFVIALAGPGKKYRFLPDETQGVDIMLALDVSGSMSKSRDFLPETRLGISKKLLKEFIRKRETDRIGLVVFAGGAYLQSPLTSDRATLEEILGMAEEETVPEQGTAIGDAVILSSYRLRRSPARSKVIVLITDGVSNTGRIDPVTATEIAKGVGIKIYSIGIGKEDQSYEVNFDILDELSKKTGGVFYRAEDVSQLREVLSAIDSLEKDLLALPPEEVRETQALIILAYALALLGLDLFFRTWLFRYYV
- a CDS encoding LB_053 family protein, with amino-acid sequence MRAASVIEFVHALKDLSFYKIFVIVLLFSASSPLFAWKETWNPNQVSIGQRSEYVLEFREGEIVSPDFPLKGVHADPDSSDLPLLEVLSVDVEKDRIKLIVVYYATGKFTLPVVWKDKSSKEYRSEAELTVLSSLSEKDKAPEDILPPLEFSGPYGWKLAALFAGMTAILLGIFYAWYLHQTRVHRPMDAVIQTDPWLHRILIYENGLDELINSSPIHAREFYRALSGYIRENMARRLNTSFAHLTEEELFSKIYDSFPIEGEEARSWENLLRKSQYSGENASISREDAVQAWDYWKEVLAE